In one window of Desulforhabdus amnigena DNA:
- a CDS encoding site-2 protease family protein — MPSKKGEVPGREGINLFRIAGIQITIDFSWFIIFILILWSLSVGYFPKEFPGQNALAYWFAGLIATLLFFLSVVIHELSHSLMAIRLGMKINEITLFIFGGISKLSEEARTPQDEFKIAVVGPLSSFALAIVFRGAAGALTALQFSFMAAVFSYLSWINVALGVFNLIPGFPLDGGRVLRAFLWWKTGSIARATKWTSDIGKGFAVALMVIGTFQIFSGRLLGGIWMIFIGMFLRWVAEGGYQEVLIRQALEGVSVREVMVTQMVSVSPEMKVSDLISSFFLKYGYTGYPVMENDEILGVVSLSQVKDLTDEEKENRKVREIMTALSKEICVGPEDSLADALKKMIQQNMSRLLVLDKNQVVGLITKTGLFRFIEIKRLFEG; from the coding sequence ATGCCTTCAAAAAAGGGTGAGGTACCAGGTCGGGAGGGGATAAATCTTTTCAGAATTGCCGGGATTCAGATTACCATTGATTTTTCTTGGTTTATTATTTTCATTCTGATATTGTGGAGCCTATCGGTCGGGTATTTTCCCAAGGAGTTTCCGGGGCAAAACGCCCTGGCTTATTGGTTTGCAGGTCTTATTGCCACTCTCTTGTTTTTCTTATCCGTTGTCATTCACGAACTCTCTCATTCGCTCATGGCCATCCGCCTGGGGATGAAGATCAATGAGATAACCCTCTTTATCTTCGGAGGAATTTCAAAATTATCAGAAGAGGCCCGAACGCCTCAAGACGAATTTAAAATCGCCGTAGTGGGCCCCCTGAGCAGTTTTGCCTTGGCCATTGTTTTTCGGGGAGCTGCAGGTGCATTGACGGCATTACAGTTTTCGTTCATGGCGGCAGTTTTTTCGTATCTTTCATGGATCAATGTTGCGCTGGGTGTTTTTAACCTGATTCCAGGATTTCCTCTGGATGGCGGTCGGGTCCTGAGGGCGTTTTTGTGGTGGAAAACGGGTTCCATAGCCCGGGCCACAAAATGGACATCGGACATAGGAAAGGGATTCGCCGTTGCGCTCATGGTGATAGGGACGTTCCAGATCTTTTCCGGGAGGCTCCTGGGGGGCATCTGGATGATTTTTATCGGTATGTTTCTAAGATGGGTTGCTGAGGGAGGGTATCAGGAAGTTCTCATTCGGCAGGCTCTTGAAGGTGTTTCTGTCCGGGAAGTGATGGTCACCCAGATGGTGAGTGTGTCGCCTGAGATGAAGGTCAGTGACCTTATTTCTTCTTTTTTCTTGAAATATGGATACACGGGATATCCCGTGATGGAAAACGATGAAATACTGGGGGTCGTTTCTCTATCTCAGGTGAAGGATCTTACCGATGAGGAGAAGGAGAACAGGAAGGTTCGGGAGATCATGACTGCCCTGAGCAAAGAGATCTGTGTGGGGCCTGAAGATTCATTGGCCGATGCTCTAAAAAAGATGATTCAGCAAAACATGAGTCGCCTTCTGGTCCTGGATAAAAATCAAGTAGTTGGACTCATTACTAAAACCGGTCTTTTTCGCTTCATCGAGATCAAACGCTTGTTCGAGGGCTGA
- a CDS encoding TatD family hydrolase: MKINALDAHCHADLLMYYEPLFHDRYRELKCGAITWSYLEKIDSWKSYPQYWDKLGRLCRSFGCEESPFFYLVGIHPRSIAEDLQGFSSLPEQITDSLSAHLKDPLCLGLGELGLDAGTQLEEKILRLQLDWALENLPGSKRIGIHTPRHDKVRITRETLSLLEDYVPLHARVLVDHVTPETWSFFQNNSYMVGMTLQDGKTSVEAFLQFVHTHRDIMHRIILNSDGARGLSMPFLQLLDEPNLLDGALRRMVFLENALRFYDLSLQE; encoded by the coding sequence ATGAAAATCAATGCGTTGGATGCCCACTGCCATGCCGATCTACTCATGTATTACGAACCTCTTTTTCACGATCGCTACAGGGAGTTGAAGTGCGGAGCTATCACCTGGTCTTATCTGGAAAAGATCGATTCGTGGAAATCTTACCCGCAATACTGGGACAAGCTGGGGCGACTGTGCAGGAGTTTCGGTTGCGAGGAGAGCCCTTTTTTCTATCTCGTGGGGATCCATCCGCGGTCCATAGCAGAAGATCTGCAAGGTTTTTCAAGTCTCCCTGAACAGATAACGGATTCCTTGTCGGCTCATTTGAAAGACCCCCTCTGTTTAGGGCTCGGTGAACTCGGCCTGGACGCCGGAACCCAGCTGGAAGAGAAAATCCTCCGGCTTCAACTGGATTGGGCACTGGAAAACCTTCCCGGTTCCAAGCGGATCGGCATTCATACACCGCGTCACGACAAGGTGAGAATAACTCGTGAAACCTTGAGCCTGCTTGAAGATTACGTTCCCCTCCATGCCAGGGTCCTCGTGGATCATGTGACTCCCGAGACCTGGTCTTTTTTTCAGAACAATTCGTATATGGTGGGAATGACTTTGCAGGATGGAAAAACCTCTGTCGAAGCCTTTCTCCAGTTCGTGCACACTCATCGGGACATCATGCACCGCATCATTTTGAACAGTGATGGTGCAAGAGGGCTTTCAATGCCTTTTCTGCAGTTGTTGGATGAGCCGAACCTGTTGGATGGGGCGTTGCGCCGTATGGTTTTTTTGGAGAATGCCTTGAGGTTCTATGACTTATCTTTGCAGGAATAA
- a CDS encoding OmpA family protein, translating into MMKRNSVFLFVMIAFTLSACATPMTQTQKGAAVGTGVGAATGALLGQAIGRDTTSTVLGAVAGAAAGGIAGGLIGNYMEKQERELQQALADAEGASVERQQNEILVTFKSDVLFDVDSARLKAGAYEDIDQVADILNRYPETRVRVSGFTDSTGSEEYNLQLSEDRALAVKDAIVDRGVAPKRIAARGFGESKPVASNATEAGRQLNRRVTIKIIPIEKGK; encoded by the coding sequence ATGATGAAAAGGAATAGCGTATTTCTATTTGTAATGATTGCTTTCACCCTCTCTGCTTGTGCAACTCCAATGACCCAAACCCAGAAGGGTGCTGCTGTAGGCACCGGTGTAGGGGCCGCAACAGGGGCGCTCCTTGGACAAGCGATAGGACGCGATACGACATCTACCGTATTGGGCGCCGTAGCCGGCGCGGCTGCGGGTGGAATTGCCGGAGGATTGATCGGCAATTATATGGAAAAACAGGAACGCGAACTGCAACAGGCTCTAGCGGACGCAGAAGGAGCAAGTGTCGAACGTCAGCAGAACGAAATCCTTGTGACCTTCAAATCCGACGTTTTGTTTGACGTCGACTCGGCCCGTCTCAAGGCCGGCGCCTATGAAGATATCGATCAGGTAGCCGACATACTCAACCGGTATCCCGAAACGCGCGTGAGAGTCAGCGGATTTACAGACAGCACAGGATCTGAAGAATATAATCTTCAACTTTCAGAAGACAGAGCGCTCGCAGTAAAAGACGCAATCGTAGACAGGGGGGTCGCACCGAAACGCATCGCGGCTCGCGGCTTTGGTGAATCCAAGCCGGTAGCCTCAAACGCTACAGAAGCTGGAAGGCAGCTCAACCGGCGTGTGACGATCAAAATCATTCCCATAGAAAAAGGTAAGTAG
- a CDS encoding dodecin family protein — protein sequence MSSVYKFIELVGTSETSWEDAAKVAVETAGKTLRELRVAEISQLDMKVENGKVLAYRAKVKISFKYEAGS from the coding sequence ATGTCAAGCGTGTACAAATTCATTGAGTTGGTGGGGACCAGTGAGACTTCTTGGGAAGATGCGGCAAAAGTGGCTGTCGAAACTGCCGGGAAGACCCTGAGAGAATTGAGAGTTGCTGAAATCAGCCAACTGGATATGAAGGTTGAAAACGGGAAGGTTTTGGCGTATCGCGCCAAGGTGAAAATCTCTTTCAAGTATGAAGCTGGTTCTTAA
- the dsrO gene encoding sulfate reduction electron transfer complex DsrMKJOP subunit DsrO — translation MESNRRSFLKVSGICALGLGALPVAKALAKPALPQFLTNSQALTGKKWAMVVDMKKCWEKADEGCKDCILACHKVHNVPDIGTIKEEVKWIWTEHYENTFPGQTNEFNVENIKDKPFINLCNHCTDPPCVRVCPTKATFKRPDGIVMMDYHRCIGCRFCMAGCPYGSRSFNFRDPRPYIKTELNPTFPTRERGVVEKCNFCEERLAVGLLPACVEACKNGALTFGDLEDPNSPVRKLLAQNYTIVRKPELGTGPNIYYII, via the coding sequence ATGGAGAGTAACAGAAGAAGCTTCTTAAAAGTCAGCGGAATCTGTGCGTTGGGGCTAGGAGCTTTGCCGGTTGCTAAAGCACTTGCCAAGCCTGCACTGCCACAGTTTCTGACCAATTCCCAGGCACTGACCGGGAAAAAATGGGCTATGGTAGTCGACATGAAGAAGTGTTGGGAAAAAGCCGACGAGGGTTGCAAAGATTGCATCCTCGCCTGCCATAAGGTTCATAACGTGCCCGATATCGGGACGATAAAAGAAGAAGTGAAGTGGATCTGGACCGAACATTATGAAAACACTTTTCCCGGTCAGACGAATGAATTCAATGTAGAAAACATTAAGGACAAGCCTTTTATCAATCTTTGCAACCACTGCACCGATCCACCTTGTGTCCGCGTTTGCCCGACCAAGGCCACCTTCAAACGGCCGGACGGAATAGTCATGATGGATTACCATCGTTGCATTGGATGTCGCTTCTGCATGGCTGGCTGCCCCTATGGATCGCGGAGCTTCAATTTCAGGGATCCCCGTCCCTATATCAAAACGGAATTGAACCCGACCTTCCCGACCCGGGAACGCGGCGTCGTTGAAAAATGCAACTTCTGCGAAGAACGCCTGGCGGTAGGTCTTCTTCCCGCCTGTGTAGAGGCTTGCAAGAACGGGGCGTTGACTTTCGGCGATCTGGAAGATCCCAATTCGCCTGTTCGTAAGCTGCTTGCTCAAAACTACACCATCGTTCGCAAACCTGAACTTGGGACAGGCCCGAACATTTATTACATCATATAA
- the rsmG gene encoding 16S rRNA (guanine(527)-N(7))-methyltransferase RsmG, translating to MRSKDHFSKIPESQPAIAQMDALLRKSGIHLPSDRLEQLWTYHQLLRQHNPELNLTRIHNFTNMVLKLYVDSILPGRLMDLPSPLLDLGTGPGMPGIPLKIAYPQLTLLLAESRQKRVAFLKTVVEKLNFPDVEVVGEGITPHFERPVAGVITRAVEDMAATIDRVRGCLMKDGLVIFMKGPHCDEEIQAASERFMKEYRLSKDQSYNIPNTSHERRLVVFQRLGEPLFVKKAKAMERYISRIIESEQNPLFKDLKKLLGSRGIRKQKKALVAGSKQVLEVLSQFPELCEAWIGSGEKDPPPPDSPEHLNWYQLSSPLFQSLDVFGTGKPLLLIRIKTVEKWAPDDGLPEGCTVFIPFQDPENVGSVIRSAAAFGADQVILLSESAHPYHPKALRASGGTVLGIRILEGPSLAELPEDLPLLPLSAGGRDIAEIAFPDTFAFLPGIEGPGLPEQFKKNAVSIPIDSRVESLNAATATAIALYAWSQYRRKHSGV from the coding sequence GTGCGATCAAAAGACCATTTTTCCAAAATTCCGGAGTCTCAGCCGGCTATCGCTCAAATGGATGCGCTGCTGAGAAAATCCGGCATCCATCTGCCTTCGGACCGTCTGGAACAGCTTTGGACATATCATCAACTTCTCCGTCAACACAACCCTGAACTGAATTTGACCCGCATTCACAACTTCACCAATATGGTTTTGAAGCTCTATGTGGATTCAATCCTTCCCGGCCGGCTGATGGATCTTCCTTCGCCCCTGCTTGATCTCGGTACGGGGCCGGGTATGCCGGGTATACCCCTGAAGATCGCTTATCCTCAACTGACTCTGCTTCTGGCGGAAAGCCGCCAAAAGAGAGTGGCCTTTTTGAAAACTGTCGTAGAAAAATTGAATTTTCCAGATGTCGAAGTGGTGGGAGAGGGAATCACCCCCCATTTTGAAAGACCCGTCGCCGGTGTCATCACTCGAGCAGTGGAAGATATGGCGGCGACTATCGATCGCGTTCGCGGTTGCCTGATGAAGGATGGACTGGTGATCTTCATGAAGGGGCCCCACTGTGACGAAGAGATTCAGGCGGCCTCTGAGCGTTTCATGAAAGAATATCGATTGTCGAAAGACCAGTCCTACAATATACCCAATACGTCTCATGAAAGACGCCTGGTAGTTTTCCAAAGACTTGGGGAACCCTTATTTGTTAAGAAAGCTAAAGCGATGGAGCGGTATATATCGAGGATCATCGAGAGTGAACAGAATCCTCTTTTCAAGGATTTGAAAAAGCTTTTGGGAAGCCGGGGGATAAGAAAGCAGAAAAAAGCTTTGGTTGCCGGCTCCAAACAGGTATTGGAAGTACTCTCTCAATTTCCTGAGCTATGCGAAGCATGGATCGGAAGCGGGGAAAAAGATCCACCCCCCCCAGACAGTCCCGAGCATCTAAATTGGTATCAGTTGTCCTCCCCTCTTTTTCAATCACTCGATGTGTTCGGCACGGGAAAGCCGCTTTTGCTCATCAGGATCAAAACGGTGGAAAAATGGGCGCCGGACGATGGCCTTCCGGAGGGTTGCACCGTATTCATCCCTTTTCAGGATCCCGAAAATGTGGGTTCCGTCATTCGTTCCGCTGCAGCGTTTGGTGCCGATCAGGTCATTCTGCTTTCAGAAAGCGCGCATCCTTACCACCCCAAAGCTCTCAGAGCTTCGGGGGGAACGGTATTGGGCATCAGAATCCTGGAAGGGCCGAGTCTTGCGGAACTGCCGGAAGATTTGCCCCTGTTGCCCCTGTCTGCTGGGGGCAGGGACATCGCAGAGATCGCTTTTCCTGACACCTTCGCTTTCCTGCCCGGCATCGAAGGACCTGGATTGCCGGAGCAGTTCAAAAAGAATGCCGTTTCGATACCCATCGACTCCCGTGTCGAATCACTGAATGCGGCTACGGCAACTGCTATTGCGCTGTATGCCTGGTCCCAATACAGGCGGAAACATTCAGGAGTGTGA
- a CDS encoding hydroxymethylglutaryl-CoA lyase, which yields MSLMPVKERSIFIEEDAPRDGIQNESIPFTLEERISLINALSSCGFKRIQIGSFVNPLRVPQMADTEKLYERIEHYPEVSYSALVLNEKGLERALACGMEHISFFISASETHSRKNNNCSVKEAVDRTRGLLEKAKSRGVQVQAGVMNAFGCHFEGNVPPERVLEMIRIFVACHVDEINLADTAGLGNPKQVEDLIERVRDISELPISLHLHDTYGFALSNVYAAWKMGVDRFDACCGGLGGCPFIPGAAGNVATEDVVHLFESMGISTGVSLEKLVAVVQTIEKKLGRSLPGHYARTHCRTLQTS from the coding sequence ATGTCTTTAATGCCGGTAAAGGAACGCTCGATTTTCATAGAAGAAGACGCTCCTCGCGATGGAATTCAAAACGAGTCCATACCCTTCACCCTCGAAGAACGCATTTCTCTCATCAATGCGCTTTCATCGTGCGGTTTTAAGCGCATTCAAATCGGCTCTTTCGTCAATCCTCTGCGGGTTCCTCAAATGGCGGATACAGAGAAGCTCTACGAACGCATCGAGCATTATCCTGAAGTATCTTACTCCGCCCTGGTGCTCAATGAGAAGGGTTTGGAAAGGGCTCTTGCGTGTGGTATGGAACATATTTCCTTTTTCATTTCTGCAAGTGAAACGCATAGCCGCAAAAACAACAATTGCTCGGTAAAGGAAGCTGTCGATCGAACTCGAGGACTGCTGGAAAAAGCCAAGAGCCGTGGAGTTCAAGTCCAGGCCGGAGTCATGAACGCATTCGGGTGCCATTTTGAGGGGAATGTGCCCCCTGAACGGGTCCTGGAAATGATCCGGATATTTGTGGCATGCCACGTGGACGAAATCAACCTCGCAGATACGGCCGGCCTGGGAAATCCAAAGCAAGTGGAAGATCTGATAGAAAGAGTGAGGGATATCTCCGAACTTCCCATATCCCTCCATCTTCACGATACCTATGGCTTTGCCCTATCCAATGTTTATGCTGCCTGGAAGATGGGGGTCGATCGTTTTGATGCCTGTTGCGGCGGCCTTGGCGGATGCCCTTTCATTCCAGGTGCAGCGGGCAATGTGGCTACGGAAGATGTTGTCCATCTCTTTGAATCGATGGGTATATCCACTGGAGTTTCCCTCGAAAAGCTTGTCGCCGTCGTTCAAACTATCGAAAAGAAGCTCGGACGTTCTCTCCCCGGTCACTATGCTCGAACGCATTGCCGTACTCTTCAGACCTCCTGA
- a CDS encoding RluA family pseudouridine synthase, protein MKENFFYHPSWPILYEDNHLLGLYKPAGLLVQADQTGELSLLELAKDWLKERYRKPGQVFLALVHRLDRPVAGVILYGRTSKAAQRLSEQFRTGTVQKQYLAILHGRLKEPSGRLIHFIERRPERSSRILPKATDQTQEARLTYRVLDTFRSKSLVEIQLETGRHHQIRIQMAHIGHPVVGDLRYGAPAPLPQKQIALMAKKLLIVHPTLKEEISIESPLPFGWPWPHEAGSPEAPPWNWVELIPLIFH, encoded by the coding sequence ATGAAGGAGAACTTCTTCTACCACCCATCGTGGCCAATCCTTTATGAAGACAATCACTTGCTTGGTCTTTATAAACCAGCGGGTCTTCTTGTTCAAGCAGATCAAACGGGTGAGCTTTCGCTTCTCGAGCTCGCCAAAGACTGGCTCAAAGAAAGATATCGAAAACCCGGTCAGGTATTTTTAGCCCTGGTCCACCGTTTGGATCGCCCGGTAGCCGGAGTGATCCTCTACGGTCGCACATCCAAAGCGGCACAACGCCTGAGCGAGCAATTCCGAACCGGTACGGTCCAAAAGCAATATCTTGCAATACTCCATGGAAGATTGAAAGAACCTTCCGGGCGACTCATTCATTTCATCGAGCGACGGCCGGAAAGGTCCAGCCGCATTCTTCCCAAAGCTACAGATCAAACCCAGGAAGCAAGACTCACTTACCGTGTGCTGGATACCTTCCGGTCGAAAAGTCTTGTAGAAATTCAACTGGAAACGGGAAGACACCATCAGATACGCATTCAAATGGCTCACATTGGACATCCTGTTGTGGGCGACCTTCGTTATGGAGCACCCGCTCCCCTTCCGCAAAAACAGATCGCTCTCATGGCGAAAAAGCTGCTGATAGTCCATCCAACCCTCAAAGAAGAAATTTCCATCGAATCTCCCCTCCCCTTCGGTTGGCCCTGGCCCCATGAAGCGGGGAGCCCGGAAGCCCCCCCCTGGAACTGGGTTGAATTAATACCTTTAATATTCCATTAA
- a CDS encoding nitroreductase family protein, which produces MENMMDIIKSRRSIRNFDSKDVPQEVLDQIMEAVRWSPSWANTQCWEIMIVKDPETKKKLQETLSKGNPATRAIVEAPIVVGMCGKLKSSGYYKDQVTTKFGDWFMFDLGLATQNLCLSAHALGLGTVITGLFDHDKVKEILGIPEGVELVSLIPLGYPARGTSAPKRREISEFTHYDKY; this is translated from the coding sequence ATGGAAAACATGATGGACATCATTAAGAGCAGACGCAGCATTCGAAACTTCGATAGCAAAGATGTGCCACAGGAGGTTCTCGATCAGATTATGGAAGCCGTTCGCTGGAGCCCATCCTGGGCGAATACTCAATGCTGGGAGATCATGATCGTAAAAGACCCGGAAACCAAGAAGAAGCTCCAGGAAACCTTGAGCAAGGGCAACCCCGCTACCCGAGCTATAGTTGAAGCACCGATTGTTGTTGGAATGTGCGGAAAGTTGAAAAGCTCCGGATATTACAAAGATCAGGTCACAACCAAGTTTGGGGACTGGTTCATGTTCGATCTCGGGCTTGCAACCCAGAACCTTTGCCTTTCCGCGCATGCCTTGGGTTTGGGCACGGTCATCACCGGTTTGTTCGATCATGACAAGGTGAAGGAAATACTTGGAATCCCCGAAGGAGTGGAATTGGTGAGCCTCATTCCTTTGGGATATCCAGCCAGAGGAACCAGTGCTCCCAAGCGCAGAGAGATCAGTGAATTCACGCACTACGACAAATATTAG
- a CDS encoding MgtC/SapB family protein, translated as MTDLYDSIVWLAKLLLAAILGGAIGFERESHGQSAGLRTNLLVAMGSCLMMMLSLHMEEIFHHFNMNSVVRLDPGRIASYAIASMGFLGAGAIIKGRGTVRGLTTAAGLWLVTGIGLSIGAGYVLPAVYTTLISLIILYNLRFLKYLFLHDIFTILSLTCPSENKPLKKIREILARFSGMDIRFVNYHHNLLTRTVTYRFRLCSKEHIPWGEIVTALSSEIPGLSEIAWEESDVP; from the coding sequence ATGACCGATTTGTACGACTCAATTGTCTGGTTGGCTAAATTGCTTCTCGCTGCGATACTCGGCGGCGCCATAGGTTTTGAACGGGAATCTCACGGGCAATCCGCAGGGCTTCGAACCAATCTCCTGGTCGCCATGGGCTCCTGCCTCATGATGATGCTCTCCCTCCATATGGAGGAGATTTTTCATCATTTTAACATGAATTCCGTGGTGCGTCTGGACCCCGGGAGAATTGCTTCTTACGCCATCGCCAGTATGGGTTTCCTGGGAGCGGGCGCCATCATCAAAGGGCGAGGTACCGTCAGAGGATTGACTACAGCGGCGGGTCTCTGGCTGGTAACCGGAATCGGCCTCTCGATCGGTGCCGGATATGTGCTTCCAGCCGTCTACACAACCCTCATCAGTCTGATCATCCTCTACAACCTGCGTTTTCTGAAGTACCTGTTTTTACATGATATTTTCACAATCCTCAGCCTGACCTGCCCCAGCGAAAACAAGCCCCTCAAGAAGATCAGGGAAATACTGGCCAGGTTTTCCGGCATGGATATTCGCTTTGTAAATTATCATCACAACCTTCTCACGCGAACCGTAACCTATCGGTTCCGCCTGTGCAGTAAAGAGCACATCCCATGGGGAGAGATTGTTACGGCGCTGTCAAGCGAAATTCCGGGATTGAGCGAAATTGCATGGGAGGAGAGCGATGTTCCATAA
- the dsrP gene encoding sulfate reduction electron transfer complex DsrMKJOP subunit DsrP: MLERALTGSQRYYRWLMFLLVFVGMGFAAYLYQLHNGLSVTGMSRDVSWGFYIAQFTFFVGVAASAVMVVLPYYLHNVKVFGRITILGEFLAVASVTICLLFIIVDLGKPMRLLNVLLYPTPNSILFWDMIVLNGYLFLNIVIGWNVLEAERKGVHYPDWVKPLIYTSIPWAVSIHTVTAFLYAGLPGRHYWLTAIMAARFLASAFASGPALLILLAMIVKKYSKFDAGKEAIDKLSQIVTYAMLISIFFVALEFFTAFYSNIPSHKHSLEYLFVGLEGHKNLVPFMWMFVILAIVAIVLLLNPKTRTNEKTLRIACISVFASMWLEKGLGLVVAGFIPNPFDQVREYAPTIPELTIAFGVWATGILVLTILYKIAVSVKEEVA, encoded by the coding sequence ATGCTTGAAAGGGCACTGACTGGAAGTCAAAGATACTACAGGTGGCTGATGTTCCTGCTGGTTTTTGTTGGCATGGGCTTTGCCGCCTATCTTTACCAGCTGCACAACGGTTTGAGCGTCACCGGTATGAGTCGTGACGTTTCCTGGGGGTTCTACATTGCCCAGTTCACATTTTTCGTCGGAGTGGCGGCCTCGGCTGTTATGGTGGTGCTGCCATATTACCTCCACAATGTGAAGGTATTCGGGCGCATCACGATTCTCGGTGAATTCCTGGCTGTTGCCTCGGTTACGATATGTCTCCTCTTCATCATCGTCGACCTTGGTAAGCCGATGCGCCTCCTGAACGTTCTACTTTATCCCACACCCAACTCGATTCTCTTCTGGGATATGATCGTTCTGAACGGTTATCTCTTCCTGAACATCGTAATCGGTTGGAACGTGCTTGAAGCAGAACGCAAGGGCGTACATTATCCCGATTGGGTAAAGCCTTTGATTTATACCTCCATCCCCTGGGCTGTGAGTATCCATACCGTGACGGCTTTTCTGTACGCGGGTCTGCCCGGCAGGCACTACTGGCTGACGGCCATCATGGCTGCACGTTTCCTGGCCTCCGCCTTCGCCTCCGGCCCGGCATTGCTCATCCTTCTTGCCATGATCGTCAAGAAGTACAGCAAATTCGACGCAGGAAAAGAAGCCATCGACAAGCTGTCACAGATCGTTACCTACGCCATGCTCATCAGCATCTTTTTCGTGGCACTCGAGTTCTTCACCGCTTTCTACAGCAATATCCCGTCTCACAAGCATTCTCTGGAATACCTCTTTGTGGGTCTTGAAGGCCACAAGAATCTTGTTCCCTTCATGTGGATGTTCGTCATTCTCGCTATCGTTGCGATTGTCCTTTTGCTCAATCCAAAGACCCGCACGAACGAGAAGACACTCAGGATCGCCTGTATTTCCGTTTTTGCCTCCATGTGGTTGGAAAAAGGTCTTGGCCTCGTGGTAGCAGGTTTCATTCCCAACCCCTTTGACCAGGTTCGAGAATATGCGCCTACCATTCCGGAGCTCACTATAGCATTCGGAGTATGGGCCACAGGAATTCTGGTACTCACGATCCTTTACAAGATCGCGGTATCCGTCAAAGAGGAAGTCGCATGA
- a CDS encoding 4Fe-4S dicluster domain-containing protein translates to MTKNTDAEKSEEQQDQAALSPSLEGDKSCLSQKPRKQFDIDIFRDWCKSCGICAAFCPRGCIELDADGSPFVKDADRCTGCGWCEIHCPDFAISVRVRKNRKVLEQEED, encoded by the coding sequence ATGACCAAGAATACAGATGCGGAAAAAAGCGAAGAGCAGCAGGATCAAGCAGCTCTATCTCCTTCTCTGGAAGGCGATAAGTCCTGTCTCTCTCAAAAACCCAGAAAGCAATTTGATATAGATATATTCAGGGACTGGTGCAAGTCCTGCGGGATATGCGCTGCCTTCTGCCCCAGGGGTTGTATTGAACTCGATGCAGACGGTTCACCCTTCGTGAAAGACGCAGACCGGTGTACCGGTTGCGGTTGGTGTGAAATTCACTGCCCGGATTTCGCCATCAGTGTTCGAGTTCGAAAGAACAGAAAAGTACTGGAACAAGAAGAAGACTGA
- a CDS encoding helix-turn-helix domain-containing protein, which yields MTQKSDMDINLAVRAFKIGNKVRELRQNNRYTLQDLAAKTGLSKPFLSQIENNHVVPPVATLLKLARGLNVSMAYFFEDQVDNDKISITRQKECVRVERRPHQEKGEVGYAYFALETKKTNKKMEPFLVEFPIQESDQMVFTSHEGEEFIYVLEGTVEFRTVDRIEVLNKGDSIYIESEVSHSFRCLNDQPARAVAVLWTNRG from the coding sequence ATGACACAAAAGAGCGACATGGATATCAATTTGGCAGTAAGAGCTTTCAAAATAGGGAATAAGGTACGGGAACTAAGACAGAACAACCGATACACTCTGCAGGACCTTGCAGCAAAAACAGGACTCTCGAAGCCGTTCTTATCTCAGATAGAAAACAATCATGTGGTGCCTCCGGTTGCCACCCTGCTAAAGCTGGCAAGAGGCCTCAATGTGAGTATGGCCTATTTTTTTGAAGATCAGGTTGATAACGATAAGATCTCCATAACACGTCAAAAGGAGTGTGTGCGAGTTGAAAGGCGCCCCCACCAGGAAAAGGGTGAAGTCGGTTATGCTTATTTCGCTCTGGAGACAAAAAAAACCAATAAAAAAATGGAACCCTTTCTGGTAGAATTTCCCATTCAGGAATCGGATCAAATGGTCTTCACGAGCCATGAAGGTGAGGAATTCATCTACGTGCTTGAGGGTACGGTTGAGTTTCGAACGGTGGACCGCATTGAAGTATTGAATAAGGGGGATAGTATTTACATTGAGTCAGAAGTAAGCCACAGTTTTCGCTGCTTGAACGATCAGCCGGCAAGAGCTGTGGCCGTTCTCTGGACGAATAGAGGATGA